A single window of Deltaproteobacteria bacterium DNA harbors:
- a CDS encoding redoxin domain-containing protein, whose product MRDELHKITDLGAQLVVVGNGKPHHAKAFIQDENLSFPVYVDPELEAYKLAGLKRGVASTFKLSSLGNAFRATRSGHKQTGLKGDPWQQGGVFVIRQPGQDVSFAYVSETSGDHPSIESIVAGLKD is encoded by the coding sequence TTGCGGGACGAACTTCACAAAATCACAGATCTTGGCGCGCAACTGGTTGTGGTCGGAAACGGCAAACCACATCACGCGAAAGCATTCATCCAAGATGAAAACCTAAGCTTTCCAGTCTACGTCGATCCCGAACTCGAAGCCTACAAGTTGGCCGGCCTCAAACGCGGTGTTGCATCAACGTTCAAACTCTCGAGTCTTGGGAATGCATTTCGCGCCACCCGGTCAGGTCACAAGCAGACTGGGCTCAAAGGAGATCCATGGCAGCAAGGAGGCGTGTTTGTCATCCGTCAGCCCGGCCAAGACGTTTCCTTTGCGTACGTCAGTGAAACCAGCGGGGACCACCCCAGTATCGAAAGCATTGTCGCCGGGCTCAAAGACTAA